TTTGCCGAGTTCTTCGCTGTGGCGAATGGGAGTGCCCAAGTGGGCAGGGGAGTTGGTAGACAGCTTAAAGCGGGCGCCACAAGGGCGCCCGCTTTCGTTGTGACCTCACAGTCAGAAGCGATCGACGCGGAACGGCGTCATATCCACCTCGGGCGCTTCGCCATCCATCATCTGGGCGAGCAGCTCGCCTGTGGCCGGGCCCAGGGTAAAGCCCTGGTGGCCGTGGCCGAAGGCGAGCCATAACCCTTCCTTGTCGGGGGCGGGGCCGATCACCGGCTTCATGTCAGGCAGGCAGGGCCGGGCGCCTTTCCAGGGCTGGCTGTCGCGACGCTTGCCCAGCGGGAACAGCTTGCGTGCCACCTTCTCGGCGGCGGCCAGCTGCTTGTACTGGGGCGGCGAGTCCAGGTTGGCAAGCTCGGCGCCGGTGGTCAGGCGAATCCCGGCGCGCATCGGTTCGAGCAGGAAGCCCTTCTCGGCGTCCATCACCCAGTGGTTGAGCTTGGCCTCTCCTTCGGCGGAGTAGTGCATGTGGTAGCCGCGCTTCACGAACAGCGGCACTTTCATGCCCAGTCTTCCCAGCAGCTCTCCGGCCCAGGGCCCCAGGGCCACCACCACCTGCTCCGCCTCCAGGGGGCCTTCGCTGGTATTGACTCGCCAGCCGCCATCCACCTGGAGCACGTCCTCGACGCTGGCCTTCATCACATGGCCGCCCTGTTCGGCAAAGCTGCGGGCGTAGGCCTGCACCAGGCCACCCGGGTCCGAGACCATCCAGGGCTGCGCCCAGTGGATCGCCCCGATCAGCCCCTTGCCCAGGTGCGGCTCCTTGGCGTAGAGCGCCTCGGCGTCCAGCACCTCGTACTCCACTCCGAAGCGCTCGTGGTTCTCCTGGGCTTCTTTCTGGCGCTCCTCGAACTCCTTGCGGGTGCGGTAAAGCTCCAGCCAGCCGCCCTTGCGCACCAGCGCCTCGGCGCCGGCGGCCTCGATCATCGGCGCGTGGGCATCCTGGCAGCGCATGATCAGCGACGCCCACTCGCGAACGATGCGCTCGTAGCGTTCGCCACTCGAGTTCAACCAGTAGTTCAGCAGCGGGCCCGCTGCGCTCATCATGCCGGTGGGGCGGTAGCGGATGTCCACCTCGCGGTTGGGCAGCACCCGCAGCAGGGTGCCGATATCACGGGGGAAGGCATAAGGGCGCACCGCCTCGCGCTGGATGATGCCGGCATTGCCGAAGGAGGTCTCGAGCCCCGGCTCGCGGCGGTCCACCAGCGTGACGTCATGGCCGCGACGCACCAGATGCCAGGCCACCGATACGCCGACCATGCCGGCACCAAGAACGATGATATTGCGGGCCATGAGAGTCTCCCTGCCGATGATTCGGAAGCTCCGCGGCGGGCAGAGCCTGTCATGTGCGGAGCTTATCAGCACTTGTCATAAAAACGGCGATGTGCCGATAATTAAGACGAAGTGGCTATATTGACATATTAATGCAGAATATTTGCCCGAATCTTTGGGGGTAAATGGAGCTTTTGATTATGGCTGACGCTTGGCCCTTCTCGCGTCATTGTCGGATAGTATAGGTGCTGCCTGACGGCCTCCATGGTCTGACCATGGACGGTGGGGCGGGTGCTTAAGCTGGTGGGGTCAACTGCCCCCGACTGCCCACCGCTCCGGCAGCTTGCTGCAGTTGCTTAGCAGCCGCTGCTGCAGCCTCTCCAGCAGCGTTTACTCGGTGCCTTGGTGTGTCTCTGCGCTCAGGGTGGCGAGGGTAGTGTCGATGGCTGCCGGCATGCGTTCGGCGAGTTCGAGGCCTTGCTTGATGAAGTAACGTGGCTGGAATCGCATCGAGCGTGCCAGCGCTTCGAGTTGCGAGCGTTCGATACGGTTGGGGCGAGCCTCACCATCAATGCGAAACGTGAAGCGGCGTGCGAGGCCGCTGTAGAGTCATGGAAATCCCATCTGATCCACCGCTTGCATATGTCTTGCATATGCATGGTGCGGCTACTATAGTGCCATATGTAAAGCATGTGCGTGGGGTGAGAGAAATGCGTACCGTGTCAATATTCAAGAATGGCAAGAATCAGGCAGTCCGACTGCCCGCCGACATGGCCTATGAAGGCATTGGGGAGCTGGAAATCACGAGGGAGGGAGATGTGATCACCCTTCGCCCTGTTCGGCCTTCCTGGGCGTCTCTGCATGACTTGCCGAAAGCTGACGACGACTTCCTGAAAGAACGGCCAACAGTCGTGGGCGATGAAGGTAGGTTCCATCTGTGACTACCTACATGCTCGATACATGCATCTGCTCATTCATCATGCGTGAGCACCCAGCATCGGTGATCCAGCGCTTGACCACTGAAGTTGAGAAGGGCAATCGGATAGTCGTTTCTGCCATCACCTACGCCGAGATGCGTTATGGTCAGCTCGGCAAGAAGGCATCAGCCAAGCACAAGATATTGGTCGATGAGTTCGTGAAGCGTCTTGATGCCGTATTGGCGTGGGATCAGCCAGCAGTGGATGCGACGGTGGAGGTCATGGGCGACCTGACCAGTGCTGGGACGCCCATCGGACCTAACGACACAGCGATAGCAGGACACGCAATTGCCTCTGGCTGTACGTTGGTGACCAACAACGTTCGTGAATTCGGCCGTGTTAAAGCCTTAGTTTACGAAGACTGGTGTCATTATTCATGACGGCTGCCACCCTTGCGCCGCACTACGACCTCGAGCCTCATCAGGCCCAGCACGTCCAACACCTTTTGCAGTTGCAGGGTCGGTTTGCCGCGCTCCAGGCGACGATGAAGCGGTTGCCGGTGCCGGCCGTTGCTTTTACAGGCGGCGGCGGGGATGCTTTAGTAAGCATGTGCTGAACGTCACCGATATGACCCATTGAAGCTCGTGCAAGGAGCACGCTATGCCGCTGGAACTGTGGCTTTCCTTCTGTTTGGCCTCGCTGTTGATCATCGTTTCGCCCGGCCCCGCCGTGGCCCTGCTGGTCACTACCGGGATCAACCGAGGGCGACGCGCTGCCCTAGCCATGCTGCCTGGTTTCTTCCTGGGGGATTTGCTGGCCATGACCCTGTCGTTTGCCGGGGTCGGTGCGCTGCTGATGGCCTCCGCCGAGCTGTTCCAGCTCTTCAAATGGCTCGGGGCCGCCTATCTGCTTTATCTAGGCATCAAGATGTGGCGCGAGGCCGGCCAACTGGGCGAACTGCAGCCTACAGGCACGGATATTCGTCTCGGTACCGCCAAGGCGTTTCTGGTCACCGTGCTGAACCCCAAGAGCCTGGCCTTCTTCATGGCCTTCATGCCCCAGTTCGTGGCGCCCAGCCAGCCCCTGCTGCCGCAGTTGGTCATCCTATTCTCGACCTTCCTGGTCATCGGCGTGCTCAGCGATCTCGCCTTCACCTTCCTGGCCACCAGCGGCGGCCGGGTGCTGAGTGCTCGGTTGCGCCGCATCCTGCACCGCACCGGTGCCGGCAGCCTGATCGGGGCGAGTGCCCTGGTCGCTGCCATGCGGCGGCCTTGAGGGCATTCGCCAGGTTGAAGTGGTTATCGAACCCCCAGGTGACCATCAATCGTCGCTCCATCTTGCCGCGTTCTAGCTAAGTGGAGCGTGAGAAGCGCAGAGTATCGGTCTCAAGGTTGGCGCCCACGGCGCCGGAATCGAAGGCGTGATAAGGCCTTCCGAAATCCACGCCAGGCACCGCTAAACAGCTTGGCAAAGAGGCCTGCGCGCAACCGGGCATTGCGCTGCTCGATTTCGCGCATTTTCGGATCCGGGTTGTGGAAGGCCATGACTATCACCCCGCTGCTGTCGCAAGCACACTTGATGCATAGCACGGGGTTGCAGCGACTGTCGAGCCACGTGGCTGTAAGTGGGTAGATTGAGCATGTAGAGGGTGGCCATCGCGACCTGGCTGCGCCAGGGCTCCAAGAGGGGGAAGCAGGATGAGAACAGCAGGCGATGTGGTGCGCGAATTCTGGCGGCTGATGGCAACCAATGACTTTTACTCGGTCATGGCGGTGCTTGTGTCGGAATTCGTTCTCGAATGGCCGCAGTCCAACGAGCGCATCCGCGGCGCTGAGCGTTTCGCACGGATGAATGCCGAATACCCGGCCCATGGCCGTTGGCAGTTCACGCTGAATCGCGTCGTCGAGGGTGACGGTGAGGTGGTGACGGAAGTCGCCATCACCGATGGTGTCCAGTCGGCAACGGCGATCTCCTTTTTCACGGTAGAGAAGGGAAGGATTATCCGGCTGGTCGAATACTGGCCCGAGCCCTACTCGGCCCCCGTGGGCAGGGCACATCTCGTCGAGCCGATGCCATCACGGGCCTTCCGTGGCGCCGGGCAGCGCTGAACATGGCTTGTCGTCAAGTTAGTGCGGGTGCGGCAGGATTTCGTTGAACTCCAGCACATTCAGATCGGGGTCGCGGATGAAGCAGACATTGCGGCGTCCGTGGCCCATCATGACTGGCCCCTCGGTGATCTTGGTCCCTTCATGCGTCAGCCATGCCACCAGTTCGTCCATGCTCTCGACGATGAAGGCGGCATGGGTGTAGCCGGGCCGTTTGATCGGCGCGTCCAGCAGCACGTTGCCTTCCTCGGCAAGCTCGCCGTTGTAGATCAGGTGGATGCGCAGGCCTGACGGATGCACGAGGCCGCAGGCCTTGGCCTCGGGGGCAAACTCTCCGGGATCGCGCAGGAAACCGAGCTTGGCGTAGAAGGATTCCGCTGTGGCGAGATCGGTGACGCGGATGCCTATATGGTCGAGATGAAGCGTGTCAAAACGCATGGTAATGACTCCTTGAGGAAGTGGCCTGCTCAGACATTGAGTCCGGCGCGGGTGCGCTGGAAGGGGATGAAACCGGGGAGGCCTTCGATCTGGCGCAGCCAGGCCTGGACTCTGGGGTAGCCGGTGAGGTCGACGTTGCCCTCGGGGGCCCGTTCGATGTAGCTGTAGAGCGCGATGTCGGCGATGCTCGGCTCTGCCGTTGCGGCGATCCAGCGCTGGCCTTCCAGCGTCCGCTCCATGACGGCGAGCGTGGCGTGGGCGCGCTCGATCACCTCCTCGGGGCGGAAGGGTACACCGAATACGGTGATAAGCCGGGCGGCGCAGGCGCCATAGGCGACCTTGCCGGCCGCGACCGAGAGCCACCGCTGTACCCGCGCCTCGTTGGCGGGATCGGTCGGCAGCCAATGGGAAGAACCGATCTTCCTCGCCACATAGACGAGAATCGCCAGCGAGTCCGCGATGATGATGCCGTTGTCGTCGAGCACCGGTACTTCACCGAAGGCATTGAGCGCGAGAAATTCCGGTTGCTTGTGGGCGCCGGCCGCCAGATCGACCTCGATCAGTTCATGCTCGACTCCGGCAAGGGAGAGAAACAGGGCGGCGCGATGGGCGTGCCCTGAGAGAGCGTAATGGTAGAGCTTCATGACAATTGTCCTCCTGCAGACGAAGCCTCATTCTGTCTCTCGCTTGAAGGCGAGAGAATCCGTCAGAATCACACTTCATCATTGCGATAACCGATAATAATGCTCGGCGATGGACGAGCGATGGACAGGAGGCGCAATGGACAGGCTGCGAACGCTAAGGACCTTCATCTGCGTAGCGGAACAATCGAGCTTCGCCGAAGCGGGGCGGCGGATGAACATGTCGCCCACCACCGTGACACGGACCATCGCGGCGCTGGAGGCGAGCCTTGGCGTTCAGCTGTTGATGCGCACCACGCGCAGCGTTCGGCTGACCGAGGAGGGGGCACTGTTCCTGGAGCGATGCCGGGCAGGGCTTGCCGAGATCGACGGGGCGTTCGATATCGTCCGTGGTGGCCGCGCGACGCCGCGAGGCACCCTGACGGTGACGGCGCCGGTCATGTTCGGCCGGCTGCACGTGCTGCCGGTGGTGGTCGAGCTGCTGCGGCAGTATCCCGAGCTTCAGGTCAGGCTCCTGCTGCTGGATCGGGTGGTTCGCCTGGTCGATGAGGGCATCGACGTTGCCGTTCGCATCGCCGAGTTGCCGGACAGCTCGCTGCACATGCTGCAAGTCGGTCAGGTGCGGCGAGTGCTGAGTGCGAGCCCGGCCTATCTCGCCGCGCGTGGCAGGCCGACGTCGCTGACCGATCTTCGCGATCATGACCTGATCTGGATAGAGGATGAGGCCGGGCCGCATCGCGGGTGGGGCCTCGATGAGGTTCGGCGATCCGGAAGCCCCGCCAGACTGACAGTCAACCATATGGACGCGGCCATTGCCGCTGCGGTCGCCGGGCTCGGCGTGGTGCGAACGCTCTCCTACCAAGTCGCCGATGATGTCGCGGCAGGGAGGCTCGAGCATATCCTGAATGACGATGCCGCCCCGGCGCTGCCGATTTCCTTGCTGTTCCAGAGCGGTCGCAGAGATCATCCGAACGTGCGCGCCTTCATCGATGCCGCCAAGCAGCACTTGCAGGGGGTATCGCTGTAGCCGGTGCGGTGGCGATGTTAGACATCGGTTCACCAATGCTGTGGCTAGCTGTCCTCATTTTTCCGCACCTTAGGCGTGTTGCTTTAGTCTGCTTGGGCCGATTCGGCTGACCAACGCATTGATCGACCACCTGATAAGCCAGCCAGACGCGGTAATCGTAAACGTATCGTCCGGCCTTGCCTTCGTCCCGCTGAGCGCCACGCCAACCTACAGCGCCACCAAGGCGGCGCTTCACTCCTATTCGGTCTCCCTGCGCGAACAGCTCAAGGGCAAGGTCGAGATGCTCAACGCGCTGTGAGCGCGAGCGCATCTCAGTATCGGCCTACGCCACTCGCTTGCCGATGGCGCAAGGCCGCACAGTCCGGCGCTAGACCTCCCTGGTGGTCGGGGCTTGCGATCTCTGCGCCTGTCCATGACTTACAACCAAGGCCGAGAGATGGTGAAACGTGCCGAATTACTCAGAAAACCGGTACAGCGATCTATTTCGCTGACCCACATAGCCCATGGCAGCGGGGTTCCAACGCGAATACCAATGGCCTGTTGCGGCAGTACCCGCCCAAGGGCACAGACCTCTCGATCTACCGCCAGGAAGAGCTCGACGAGATCGCCAACTCACTGAATACACGGTCACGCAAAACACTGAACTGGCGACCGCCGCTGGAAGTCTACGCCGAAGTGCTCAAGAAGTCGGTCGCCGGCCCGAGCACACTTCAATAGCGTTGCTGGAACTTGAGATCACCCTCTTGCTGTCAGCAGAAGATAACTCCTATAACTCATTTTATCATGCGGAACCCTATGCCTACTTTATTGTCCTATTATTAACAAACACCAACGCCCTAAAGACCA
This DNA window, taken from Halomonas sp. TA22, encodes the following:
- a CDS encoding FAD-binding oxidoreductase codes for the protein MARNIIVLGAGMVGVSVAWHLVRRGHDVTLVDRREPGLETSFGNAGIIQREAVRPYAFPRDIGTLLRVLPNREVDIRYRPTGMMSAAGPLLNYWLNSSGERYERIVREWASLIMRCQDAHAPMIEAAGAEALVRKGGWLELYRTRKEFEERQKEAQENHERFGVEYEVLDAEALYAKEPHLGKGLIGAIHWAQPWMVSDPGGLVQAYARSFAEQGGHVMKASVEDVLQVDGGWRVNTSEGPLEAEQVVVALGPWAGELLGRLGMKVPLFVKRGYHMHYSAEGEAKLNHWVMDAEKGFLLEPMRAGIRLTTGAELANLDSPPQYKQLAAAEKVARKLFPLGKRRDSQPWKGARPCLPDMKPVIGPAPDKEGLWLAFGHGHQGFTLGPATGELLAQMMDGEAPEVDMTPFRVDRF
- the vapB gene encoding type II toxin-antitoxin system VapB family antitoxin yields the protein MRTVSIFKNGKNQAVRLPADMAYEGIGELEITREGDVITLRPVRPSWASLHDLPKADDDFLKERPTVVGDEGRFHL
- a CDS encoding type II toxin-antitoxin system VapC family toxin: MTTYMLDTCICSFIMREHPASVIQRLTTEVEKGNRIVVSAITYAEMRYGQLGKKASAKHKILVDEFVKRLDAVLAWDQPAVDATVEVMGDLTSAGTPIGPNDTAIAGHAIASGCTLVTNNVREFGRVKALVYEDWCHYS
- a CDS encoding LysE family translocator; the protein is MPLELWLSFCLASLLIIVSPGPAVALLVTTGINRGRRAALAMLPGFFLGDLLAMTLSFAGVGALLMASAELFQLFKWLGAAYLLYLGIKMWREAGQLGELQPTGTDIRLGTAKAFLVTVLNPKSLAFFMAFMPQFVAPSQPLLPQLVILFSTFLVIGVLSDLAFTFLATSGGRVLSARLRRILHRTGAGSLIGASALVAAMRRP
- a CDS encoding nuclear transport factor 2 family protein; its protein translation is MRTAGDVVREFWRLMATNDFYSVMAVLVSEFVLEWPQSNERIRGAERFARMNAEYPAHGRWQFTLNRVVEGDGEVVTEVAITDGVQSATAISFFTVEKGRIIRLVEYWPEPYSAPVGRAHLVEPMPSRAFRGAGQR
- a CDS encoding VOC family protein; amino-acid sequence: MRFDTLHLDHIGIRVTDLATAESFYAKLGFLRDPGEFAPEAKACGLVHPSGLRIHLIYNGELAEEGNVLLDAPIKRPGYTHAAFIVESMDELVAWLTHEGTKITEGPVMMGHGRRNVCFIRDPDLNVLEFNEILPHPH
- a CDS encoding glutathione S-transferase family protein; this encodes MKLYHYALSGHAHRAALFLSLAGVEHELIEVDLAAGAHKQPEFLALNAFGEVPVLDDNGIIIADSLAILVYVARKIGSSHWLPTDPANEARVQRWLSVAAGKVAYGACAARLITVFGVPFRPEEVIERAHATLAVMERTLEGQRWIAATAEPSIADIALYSYIERAPEGNVDLTGYPRVQAWLRQIEGLPGFIPFQRTRAGLNV
- a CDS encoding LysR family transcriptional regulator, translating into MDRLRTLRTFICVAEQSSFAEAGRRMNMSPTTVTRTIAALEASLGVQLLMRTTRSVRLTEEGALFLERCRAGLAEIDGAFDIVRGGRATPRGTLTVTAPVMFGRLHVLPVVVELLRQYPELQVRLLLLDRVVRLVDEGIDVAVRIAELPDSSLHMLQVGQVRRVLSASPAYLAARGRPTSLTDLRDHDLIWIEDEAGPHRGWGLDEVRRSGSPARLTVNHMDAAIAAAVAGLGVVRTLSYQVADDVAAGRLEHILNDDAAPALPISLLFQSGRRDHPNVRAFIDAAKQHLQGVSL
- a CDS encoding SDR family NAD(P)-dependent oxidoreductase; protein product: MRLTNALIDHLISQPDAVIVNVSSGLAFVPLSATPTYSATKAALHSYSVSLREQLKGKVEMLNAL